The following coding sequences lie in one Phacochoerus africanus isolate WHEZ1 chromosome 12, ROS_Pafr_v1, whole genome shotgun sequence genomic window:
- the RO60 gene encoding RNA-binding protein RO60, protein MEESVTQMQPMHETQLANSEGGCVWQVTDMNRLHRFLCFGSEGGTYYIQEQRLGLQNAEALLRLIEDGRGCEVIQEIKSFSQEGRNAKQEPTLFALAICSQCSDTSTKQAAFKAVPEVCRIPTHLFTFIQFKKDLKESMHCGMWGRALRKAVADWYNEKGGMALALAVTKYKQRNGWSHKDLLRLSHLKPSSEGLAIVTKYITKGWKEVHDTYKEKALSVETEKLLKYLEAVEKVKRTRDELEVIHLIEEHRLVREHLLTNHLKSKEVWKALLQEMPLTALLRNLGKMTANSVLEPGNSEVSLVCEKLCNEKLLKKARIHPFHVLVALETYKTGHGLRGKLKWRPDEEILQALDAAFYKTFKTVEPTGKRFLLAVDVSGSMEQRVLGSILSASTVAAAMCMVVTRTESDSYIVAFSDEMVPCPLTTDMTLQQVLMAMSQIPAGETDCSLPMIWAQKTNTAADVFIVFTDNETFAGSVHPAAALREYRKKMGIPAKLIVCGMASNGFTIADPDDRGMLDMCGFDTGALDVIRNFTLDVI, encoded by the exons atggaggaatcagtaACCCAAATGCAGCCGATGCACGAGACGCAGCTCGCCAATTCCGAAGGTGGATGCGTGTGGCAGGTCACTGACATGAATCGGCTGCACCGCTTCTTATGTTTTGGTTCCGAAGGTGGGACGTATTATATCCAAGAGCAGAGGCTGGGCCTCCAGAACGCTGAAGCTTTACTTCGACTGATTGAAGACGGCAGGGGATGCGAAGTGATACAGGAAATAAAGTCATTCAGTCAGGAGGGCAGAAACGCAAAGCAGGAGCCCACGCTCTTTGCACTCGCCATCTGCTCCCAGTGCTCCGACACCAGCACCAAGCAAGCCGCCTTCAAAGCTGTTCCCGAAGTTTGTCGCATCCCCACACATCTCTTTACCTTCATCCAGTTTAAGAAAGATCTCAAGGAAAGCATGCATTGTGGCATGTGGGGTCGTGCCCTCCGCAAGGCCGTGGCCGACTGGTACAACGAAAAAGGAGGCATGGCCCTCGCCCTGGCAGTTACAAAATACAAACAGAGAAATGGCTGGTCTCACAAAGATCTCTTAAGATTGTCGCACCTCAAGCCTTCCAGTGAAG GACTTGCTATTGTCACCAAATACATCACCAAGGGCTGGAAAGAGGTCCATGACACATATAAAGAAAAAGCCCTCTCCGTGGAGACGGAAAAGTTGCTCAAGTACCTGGAGGCTGTGGAGAAAGTGAAACGCACAAGAGACGAACTGGAAGTCATCCATCTGATAGAAGAGCACAGACTGGTTCGGGAGCATCTCCTGACAAATCACTTAAAGTCTAAAGAG GTATGGAAAGCTTTGTTACAAGAAATGCCTCTTACAGCGTTACTAAGAAACCTTGGAAAAATGACCGCGAATTCAGTGCTTGAACCAGGAAACTCAGAAGTATCTTTAGTATGTGAAAAACTGTGTAATGAGAAGCTGTTAAAAAAG GCTCGTATACATCCATTTCATGTTTTAGTTGCATTAGAAACTTATAAAACAGGTCATGGGCTCAGAGGAAAACTGAAGTGGCGCCCTGATGAAGAAATTTTGCAAGCTTTGGATGCTGCTTTTTACAAAACATTTAAG ACGGTTGAGCCAACGGGAAAGCGTTTCCTGCTGGCAGTTGATGTCAGCGGGTCTATGGAGCAAAGGGTTTTGGGCAGCATCCTCAGCGCTAGCACGGTGGCTGCAGCCATGTGCATG GTGGTCACACGAACAGAAAGCGACTCTTACATAGTTGCGTTTTCAGATGAAATGGTACCCTGTCCACTGACTACAGATATGACCTTACAGCAGGTTCTAATGGCTATGAGTCAG ATCCCAGCAGGGGAAACAGATTGTTCCCTTCCAATGATCTGGGCTCAGAAGACAAATACCGCTGCTGATGTCTTCATTGTGTTCACTGATAACGAGACCTTTGCTGGAAGTGTCCACCCTGCTGCCGCTCTGAGGGAGTATCGAAAG AAAATGGGTATTCCGGCTAAACTGATTGTTTGCGGAATGGCATCCAATGGTTTCACCATTGCCGACCCAGATGACAGAGGCATGTTGGACATGTGTGGCTTTGACACAGGCGCCCTGGATGTCATTCGAAACTTCACGTTAGATGTGATCTaa